The genomic DNA TCGTTGCAACCATCCCTGCCGGTCGTTTTGGTAAGCCTCAGGAAGTCGCGCAAGCGGTGCTTTACTTTGCCTCCGATGCGTCTGCCTGGACCGTGGGTTCAGAAATCATCATCGACGGCGGCGTTTCAATCTAAGCCACCAAAATAAGATTTACAATTCATCAAGCCCGCCACCTTTTATGGCGGCGGGCTATTATTTTATCTGGAGGTTGAGATGTCTACCCATGACCTGACACTGATTAGCCACCCATTGTGTCCCTTTGTGCAGCGTTCAGCGATCGTTCTTCTCGAAAAAAATGTGCCATTTGACCGTGTAAATGTAGATCTGTCGGCGAAGCCTGACTGGTTTCTTGCTCTGTCACCCACCGGCAAGGTACCGCTACTTAAAGTGCATCATGCAGAGGGCGAAGATGCCATTATTTTTGAGAGCATGGTGATCTGCGAGTATCTTAATGAAACGCAAGATGGTGATTCGCTGTATGCTGACGATGCATTAGAAAGGGCTAGACAGCGAGCATGGATCGAGTTCTCTACATTAATGCTTGGAAATGCCTGGCAATTTTTAAATGCGACTGATCAGGCCATGGCAGACAGCAAACGCGCTGTGCTCCGTGAGCAACTTGAATATATTGAATCTGAATTGAATTCAGGGCCTTATTTCTCGGGTTCCAAATTTAGTATGGTTGATGCGATCTACGCTCCTGTTTTCCGTTACTTCTCCATCATTGATGCATCAGTATCTGAGGCGATTTTTGAGGGACTTCCGCGGATTTCCGCATGGAAAACTGCACTTGCGAAAAGGGAAAGCGTAAATGCCGCTGTATCACCAGATTATGCAGAACTTTTCCAAAATCATCTTCGTCAGCATTCTGCAATTCTCGCTGCCTGAAGATATTTTTTGAGAAACCGTGACCTGCTCTTCTCCCTGTTGATTATCAGATGCCAATGATAGTCCCAGCTCCCGGTTGTTACGACAAATGCGAACTTCCGCTTTTCGCTCACAACAGACCTTCAGCCTAGCCATCTTGTCCGCTTTGTGCCAGAAGCGGACATTTCTCGCTGTTAGGTGCAGGAAAAATCGTGTTTTTAGGCTTAGGAAAAGGCATAGGGGTATGCCGAATCTGAAAGCCTAAATCCTGTTAGTTTTTCTCCAGTTGCCGCCACTAAACTAATTACAATTCCTGAGCCGTTGGTCTGAAAATAATTTCACTCACACCAACATCTTCTGGTTCATTAATTGCGAAGGCTACCATGCGTGCAAAGGTTTCTGCTGGCACGCCAATATTTTCAACGTAATCCTGGTTTGCAGCCTTAACATCTTTATCCGTTATATGCTCCAGCAGTTCTGTTTTAACAGCACCGGGGGACACTAACGTGACGCGAATGTTATGTGCCGCCATTTCCTGGCGCAAACCGTCGGTTAATGCTCGAACAGCAAATTTTGTCGCCGAATAGACAGCAGAACTCTGGAAGACAAGGTGTGCAGCAACAGATGCGGTGTTAATGATATGACCTGTTTTTTGTGATTTCATATAAGGCAGCACCGCAGCAATACCGTGTAGAACCCCGCGCAGATTGACATCAATCATCTGATTCCATTCATCTACATTTCCCTGCTCAAGTCGGGAAAGAGGCATCAGGCCGGCATTATTGATAAGAACATCTACACGACCGAATTTGTTGACCGCAGTCTCAATGAGGTTGTTTACGTCATCAAGTTTCGTCACATCGGTTGCGACGGCGATGGCTTCTTTATTCTGCTTTTGGAGCTCACTCGCAATGGCCTCTATGCGGTCTATTCTCCGCGCAGCCATCACAACCTTTGCTCCTTTTTCAGCAAGATAACGTGCAGCCGCTTCACCCATACCGCTTGATGCGCCCGTGATTACAATTACTTTGCCTATGATGTTATCTGTCATTTTTACTCTTCCTTAATAGGAGATGGGCTGTTGTCACCACTATCAGACTGAGATCAGGTTCAATCTCTTCAGACTTCAGTGACACATTCCTGAACAGGGATAATCTTAGCAGTAGAGCATTAATTCGATAATGCCTATAAACTTATATTGATTATGAGTACAGCTCATTAATTGGAGATACGTTACGGGTAGTTCGTATGAGCAGGCTGATCTGCAGCCGATATTCCCACGCCGATATTGCCTGGCTGAGAGCCGGTTGCGCCCCCCTGGTTGAGCCTCCGCACGGGTTAAACTCCCTTCGCGGGTGACGGTAATGAAATAAAGGAGGTCATTCAGGTTTTATCAGTGAAATACTCACAAAACATAACTATAGCTTATAAGCCCATTAAGCAATCATTAGCTAGTCAGCATACATCTATCGTGTAGAATTTCCAGTAAGAGAGGAGTCCGGAGAAAAGCATACGGATCTGAACCCATTTGATAAATTGACTTCTTTTTAAACGCTTATCTAAAATAATCATTGATGCTGCACCTGAAAGATGCAGCACATTTGCGGGAGAGAATCTGGATGAAAAAAATATTATTCCTGTTATTTATTATCATCACGAGCTTTTTATTCCCGGCTCGTGCCAGTAATTCTTTACAGCCAGACAAGGAAGAAGCTGTGACCATTAAAATGACTATCAATCAGCAAACTTTTTACGTTGAACTTAAGAATAATCCAGCCGCAAAGGCATTTATTGAACAGCTTCCCCTGACTCTAACGATGGAGGAACTTAACGGGAACGAGAAATTTGCTGATCTGCCCCGTCCCTTACCGACCCACCAGGTCAAACCTGGAACCATTAATCAGGGCGATCTCATGTTATATGGCCATCGTACCCTGGTACTTTTTTATGAGACCTTTCAGACAAACTACGGATACACACCCGTTGGCAGAATAATAGCGCCAGAAAATCTTGGTAAAATTGCAGATGAAAAAGAAGTAATAGCAAGGTTTACCACAGATAAAAAAGGTTGATCTGTATTATCAAACACTGAATCTGGATTACCTATAGACGCAAATGCTGGCAGACGATGGCTATCAGTGGCTTGTCGAGCAGGGTGGTTTGACCCGCGAAAACGGACAGACATTCCGCGAGGTGATTCTGTCGCGCGGCAATAGTAGTGATTGAGCTAAACTTTACCGGAACTGGCGCGGCCACGATCCGAGGATTGAACCGATGCTGGAGAATCGCGGGTTGAGTGCGTAGCGCTGATTCAGGTCAGCCACAAAACCGGGCGTGAGGCCCGGTTTTTGTTTGATTATGTCTTCC from Enterobacter ludwigii includes the following:
- a CDS encoding glutathione S-transferase family protein yields the protein MSTHDLTLISHPLCPFVQRSAIVLLEKNVPFDRVNVDLSAKPDWFLALSPTGKVPLLKVHHAEGEDAIIFESMVICEYLNETQDGDSLYADDALERARQRAWIEFSTLMLGNAWQFLNATDQAMADSKRAVLREQLEYIESELNSGPYFSGSKFSMVDAIYAPVFRYFSIIDASVSEAIFEGLPRISAWKTALAKRESVNAAVSPDYAELFQNHLRQHSAILAA
- a CDS encoding SDR family oxidoreductase → MTDNIIGKVIVITGASSGMGEAAARYLAEKGAKVVMAARRIDRIEAIASELQKQNKEAIAVATDVTKLDDVNNLIETAVNKFGRVDVLINNAGLMPLSRLEQGNVDEWNQMIDVNLRGVLHGIAAVLPYMKSQKTGHIINTASVAAHLVFQSSAVYSATKFAVRALTDGLRQEMAAHNIRVTLVSPGAVKTELLEHITDKDVKAANQDYVENIGVPAETFARMVAFAINEPEDVGVSEIIFRPTAQEL
- a CDS encoding cyclophilin-like fold protein, with amino-acid sequence MKKILFLLFIIITSFLFPARASNSLQPDKEEAVTIKMTINQQTFYVELKNNPAAKAFIEQLPLTLTMEELNGNEKFADLPRPLPTHQVKPGTINQGDLMLYGHRTLVLFYETFQTNYGYTPVGRIIAPENLGKIADEKEVIARFTTDKKG